A single genomic interval of Desulfobaccales bacterium harbors:
- a CDS encoding hydrogenase iron-sulfur subunit: MAAEKYAGKILILAEDSCAYPGADAVGQGHQSYPANTYILRVRAAVLFPEKFYLDCFDKGIAGIIIMSCGVECPYEGAYEALAKRVDRIYVLMKARGLDIRRVRLTAICTVCTRAFLNEVRQMNDLISELGPPGNDKPAAAASAA, encoded by the coding sequence ATGGCGGCCGAAAAGTATGCGGGAAAGATACTGATTCTGGCTGAGGATAGCTGCGCTTATCCCGGGGCTGACGCTGTGGGCCAGGGGCATCAGAGTTATCCCGCCAACACCTATATCCTGCGGGTCCGGGCGGCGGTGCTCTTCCCCGAGAAGTTTTATCTGGACTGCTTCGACAAAGGCATCGCCGGCATCATTATCATGTCCTGCGGCGTGGAGTGCCCCTACGAGGGGGCCTATGAAGCCCTGGCCAAGCGCGTTGACCGCATCTATGTGCTCATGAAGGCCCGCGGCCTGGACATTCGCCGGGTTCGCCTCACGGCCATCTGCACGGTGTGCACCCGGGCCTTTCTCAACGAAGTCAGGCAGATGAACGATCTCATCTCGGAGTTGGGACCTCCGGGCAACGATAAGCCTGCCGCGGCGGCCAGCGCCGCTTAG
- a CDS encoding sulfurtransferase TusA family protein, which translates to MAIDLATLKAAAVVDCRGSACPGPLMEAKKAIGKVKVGEVLEVLSNDPGTKNDMPLWANKVGHEFLGALAADGYDRIFITRKK; encoded by the coding sequence TTAAAGCCGCGGCCGTGGTGGATTGCCGGGGCAGCGCCTGCCCGGGACCGCTCATGGAAGCCAAAAAGGCCATCGGCAAGGTAAAAGTCGGTGAGGTCCTGGAAGTGCTCTCTAACGATCCCGGCACCAAGAATGATATGCCTCTCTGGGCCAATAAAGTGGGCCATGAATTTTTAGGTGCTTTGGCCGCCGACGGCTACGACCGCATTTTCATCACCCGGAAAAAGTAA